One window from the genome of Scatophagus argus isolate fScaArg1 chromosome 13, fScaArg1.pri, whole genome shotgun sequence encodes:
- the abcb8 gene encoding mitochondrial potassium channel ATP-binding subunit — protein sequence MFQLLCYRASITAPVRSLSLPSRCNKTADLWKLSRRHTTPASNAYSSSQQSGNAVSRFWRFTQRTVCQSASRTSKHPGATLKFILGPAILTVSARLFCHVAHCEADANNNIPVEVVANTPVPEFKWHVLWEFVKPELFALIGAVVLAFGAALLNIKIPLMLGDLVNVVARYLREHTQNYVQEIRGPALKLLGLYGLQGLLTSGYIILLSRVGERVAADMRKTLFASLLRQDVAFFDANKTGQLVNRLTSDIQEFKSSFKLVISQGLRSVTQTAGCFVSLYVISPKLTGLTVVVLPCLVGAGALIGSFLRRLSRLAQEQVAKATGVADEALGNVRTVKAFAMEERELQLYAYEVDKSCEMNENLGAGIAVFQGLSNIALNCIVLGTIFAGGTLISSNEMSPGDLMSFLVASQTVQRSLASISILFGQMVRGISSGARVFEYLSLKPSIPLSGGGRIPYHSLIGRVDFMDISFSYPTRPGHQILKKFNLTLPPCKTVAIVGESGGGKSTVASLMERFYDPTSGVIMLDGLDIRTLDLSWLRGQVIGFINQEPVLFGSSIMENIRFGKPEATDAEVINAAKQANAHGFITSFPDGYNTVVGERGVTLSGGQKQRVAIARALIKNPSILVLDEATSALDAESERVVQVALDRATKGRTVLIIAHRLSTIQEADLICVMSNGRIVEAGTHLELLSKGGLYADLIRRQRAEGQK from the exons atgtttcagttACTCTGTTATAGAGCAAGCATCACTGCTCCAGTCCGATCTTTGTCGTTACCCTCGCGATGCAATAAAACAGCAGACTTGTGGAAACTTTCACG CCGGCACACAACTCCAGCATCTAATGCATACAGCTCCTCACAGCAGTCTGGAAATGCTGTCAGCCGTTTTTGGAGGTTCACTCAAAGAACTGTCTGCCAGTCCGCCAGCCGAACATCCAAACACCCGGGAGCGACTCTGAAGTTCATCCTGGGACCGGCAATACTCACAGTCTCTGCACGACTGTTTTGCCATGTGGCACACTGCGAGGCAGATGCGAATAACAACATCCCTGTGGAAGTTGTAGCCAACACCCCTGTGCCTGAGTTCAAATGGCACGTCCTGTGGGAATTTGTTAAACCCGAACTGTTTGCACTCATTGGCGCTGTTGTG cTTGCTTTTGGTGCTGCTCTGTTGAATATTAAAATCCCCTTGATGCTTGGGGACCTGGTAAATGTTGTGGCACGTTACCTGAGAGAACATACTCAGAATTATGTCCAAGAGATAAGAGGTCCTGCACTGAAATTACTTGGTCTGTATGGTCTCCAA GGCCTGCTGACGAGTGGTTACATCATCCTGCTTTCGAGGGTTGGGGAGAGAGTGGCGGCTGACATGAGGAAAACCCTTTTTGCTTCCTTACTGAG gCAAGATGTGGCTTTCTTTGATGCCAATAAAACTGGACAGCTGGTAAATCGTTTGACTTCTGACATTCAGGAGTTCAAATCATCCTTTAAATTGGTCATTTCTCAG GGTCTGCGGAgtgtcacacagacagctggatgttttgtttctctttatgtCATCTCCCCCAAGCTCACAGGTTTGACGGTAGTGGTCCTTCCGTGTCTAGTGGGAGCAGGGGCTCTCATTGGCTCATTCCTTCGCAGACTATCCCGTTTGGCTCAAGAACAG GTTGCAAAAGCAACAGGAGTGGCAGATGAGGCTCTTGGCAATGTGCGGACTGTGAAAGCTTTTGCCATGGAGGAGAGGGAGCTCCA ATTATATGCATATGAAGTTGACAAATCgtgtgaaatgaatgaaaatcttGGTGCTGGAATAGCAGTTTTCCAAGGACTGTCAAACATTGCCCTGAACT GCATTGTCCTAGGAACTATTTTTGCTGGAGGAACTTTAATCTCTAGCAATGAAATGTCCCCTGGAGACCTCATGTCTTTCCTGGTTGCTTCTCAGACTGTTCAGAG GTCATTGGCCAGTATCTCCATTCTTTTTGGACAG ATGGTGAGAGGAATAAGCTCCGGGGCTCGGGTTTTTGAATATCTCTCTCTGAAGCCCAGCATTCCTCTGTCTGGAGGAGGACGCATCCCTTACCACTCTCTGATAGGAAGAGTGGATTTCATGGACATTTCATTCAG CTATCCAACAAGACCTGGCCATCAGATCTTGAAGAAGTTCAACTTAACGTTGCCACCATGTAAAACTGTTGCCATTGTTGGTGAATCTGGAGGAG GAAAGTCCACTGTGGCATCCTTAATGGAGCGTTTCTATGACCCAACCAGTGGTGTTATCATGCTGGACGGACTTGACATTCGAACACTTGATCTGTCCTGGTTGAGAGGCCAAGTCATTGGATTTATCAATCAG GAGCCAGTTTTGTTTGGATCATCTATCATGGAGAACATCCGCTTTGGGAAACCCGAGGCCACAGATGCTGAAGTCATTAATGCAGCCAAGCAAGCCAATGCTCACGGCTTCATTACAAGTTTCCCAGACGGCTATAACACTGTCGTTG GTGAACGAGGTGTGACGTTATCAGGTGGACAGAAACAGCGCGTCGCTATTGCCCGCGCCTTGATCAAAAATCCCAGCATCCTAGTGCTGGACGAAGCCACGAGCGCCCTGGATGCAGAATCGGAGAGAGTGGTGCAGGTGGCTCTGGATAGAGCCACCAAGGGTCGGACTGTGCTTATTATTGCTCATCGGCTGAGTACCATCCAAGAGGCTGACCTCATTTGTGTCATGAGCAATGGCCGAATTGTGGAG GCTGGAACTCACTTGGAGCTGCTGAGCAAAGGAGGACTTTATGCCGATCTAATCCGCAGGCAAAGAGCTGAGGGGCAGAAATGA